The genomic segment TTTGAAGGTGTCTTTTATGCAAAAGCCAATGAACCGGTTATCGAGAAACTGGAGAACGTGCACGCTCTGCTAAAAAAAGATAAGTTCGTCCACGCTTACCCGCATGACTGGCGGACGAAAAAACCGGTTATTTTCCGCGCCACCAAGCAGTGGTTTGCTTCGATCAAAGCGTTCCGGGAACAGATTCTGAAGGCGATTCATGAAGTCAGATGGATTCCTTCCTGGGGCGATGTCCGGATGACAAATATGATCAAAGACCGCGAAGACTGGTGTATTTCCAGACAAAGAGCATGGGGCGTTCCGATTCCGGTGTTCTACGGTGAAGACGGGGAACCGATTCTCACAACAGAAACCATTCAACATGTGTCAGAACTTTTCCGTAAATATGGATCCAATATCTGGTTCAAGCGTGAGGCGAAAGACCTGCTTCCTGAGGGATTTACTTCTGAGCACAGTCCTCATGGCGTCTTTAAAAAAGAAACGGATATCATGGATGTCTGGTTTGATTCCGGTTCAACCCATCAGGGTGTGCTGACCACACGGCCCGAACTCAGAAGGCCGGCAGATATGTATCTGGAGGGCTCCGACCAGTACCGCGGCTGGTTCAATTCTTCGCTGGCCACAAGTGTTGCCGTTACCGGTCATGCACCGTATAAGCAGATACTGAGTCATGGCTTTACGCTGGATGGCAAGGGACTGAAGATGAGCAAATCTGTCGGGAATGTCATCGACCCGATGAAGGTGATGAAGCAGTTCGGTGCCGATATCATCCGGCTGTGGGTTGCTTCTGTGGATTATCAGGCGGATGCCCGCGTTTCAAACGAGATTCTGGCACAGGTTGCAGAAGTTTATCGTAAGATTCGCAACACCGTCCGGTTTATGCTCGGTAATTTGAATGATTTTACGGAAAAGGACCTGGTCCCTGTAAAGGATATGCCTGAACTGGAGCAATTTATGCTGATCAGGCTCAATGAACTGATTGACACCTGTCTGAACGAATACAACGTCTATCAGTTCCAGAACGTTTACAAAGCCGTGCAGAATTATTGCTCCATTGATCTGAGTGCATTTTATATGGATATTGCCAAAGATGCACTCTATGTTCAGGCGCGCGACAGCCTGGTTCGCCGTTCCGCCCAGACCGTCATGTTCAAAACAGTGACCGCCCTGACAAAATTGTTATCGCCGATTATCCCGCATACTGCAGAGGAGATCTGGCAGTTTATTCCCGGAGCTTCAGAAAAATCAGAATATGTTCAGCTGACAGATATGCCTGAGAAAACCGAAGTTCCTGATGCCGGTCAACTTAATGAGAAATGGAAAGCTCTTCTCAGTGTCAGAGATGATGTCCTTAAATCACTGGAAAAAGCACGCAATTCAAAAATGATTGGAAGTTCACTCGAAGCGTCGGTAACGGTTTATACAACGCCTTCAACGGAATGGCTGAAAGACCAGCCGGCCCTTGACAAACTTTTCATCGTCTCACACGTGGACGTCACAGATCAGTCTGCTCCAGAAGAGGCAGATCAGTACACAGAGGATGCGGTTCGGGTCAGTCCTGCCGAAGGGACAAAATGTGAACGCTGCTGGGCTGTTCTTCCGACAGTCGGAGAAGATCATGAACATCCGACACTCTGTGCCGGCTGCAGTGAGACCGTCCGTCATGATTATGCCGGGGTCAGCTTCGAATCATAATTGTTTCCATTTTGGCTAAATATTTTGCAGTCTAATTCCCCTCTTTTATCCGCACAATAATCACGCGGTGATAAAGGGGGGGATTTTTTTGTTTGGCATCAGGGGCATAAAGAAGCAGTTATTAAAAAGAAAAGCCGTTCTGGAAAACAAAATGAAAAGTGATATGGAGACGTCAAAAGAATTCAGCGTATCCGATATTAGTTCAGGCGAGCTGTCTTCATATGATAATCATCCGGCTGAATCGGCCACGCAGCTTTATGAAAGGGAAAAGGACCTGGCATTTAATAAAATGAATAAGAACGAGCTCAAAGATATTCAGGATGCACTGGACAAGATCGAGAACGGAACCTACGGTATTGATGAAAAAACAGGAAAAAAAATACCGCGGGCCCGGTTAAAGGCTTATCCTGCTGCAAGAACAGCTGTT from the Sporolactobacillus sp. Y61 genome contains:
- the ileS gene encoding isoleucine--tRNA ligase: MDYKKTLLMPKTAFKMRGNLPNKEPLMQQKWDEDDIYQMSLKHNEGKPKFILHDGPPYANGNIHIGHAENKVLKDIINRFKSMTGYQTPYVPGWDTHGLPIEQQLAKQGIDRKKMSVADLREKCKEYALGQVDRQRKQFKRLGVRADWDHPYLTLKKEFEAEQIKVFGEMARKGYIYKDKKIVYWSPSSESALAEAEIEYKDVESYSIYVSFPVKDGKGVLNADEEVVIWTTTPWTLPANLAIAVNPKYEYSVVQTEGRKYIVASELVASLTGTLGWKSPEVLRTFSGKDLEGVVCRHPFYDRDSLMILGDHVTLDAGTGCVHTAPGFGEDDFNVGKKYGLDILCNVDDRGMMTDEAPGFEGVFYAKANEPVIEKLENVHALLKKDKFVHAYPHDWRTKKPVIFRATKQWFASIKAFREQILKAIHEVRWIPSWGDVRMTNMIKDREDWCISRQRAWGVPIPVFYGEDGEPILTTETIQHVSELFRKYGSNIWFKREAKDLLPEGFTSEHSPHGVFKKETDIMDVWFDSGSTHQGVLTTRPELRRPADMYLEGSDQYRGWFNSSLATSVAVTGHAPYKQILSHGFTLDGKGLKMSKSVGNVIDPMKVMKQFGADIIRLWVASVDYQADARVSNEILAQVAEVYRKIRNTVRFMLGNLNDFTEKDLVPVKDMPELEQFMLIRLNELIDTCLNEYNVYQFQNVYKAVQNYCSIDLSAFYMDIAKDALYVQARDSLVRRSAQTVMFKTVTALTKLLSPIIPHTAEEIWQFIPGASEKSEYVQLTDMPEKTEVPDAGQLNEKWKALLSVRDDVLKSLEKARNSKMIGSSLEASVTVYTTPSTEWLKDQPALDKLFIVSHVDVTDQSAPEEADQYTEDAVRVSPAEGTKCERCWAVLPTVGEDHEHPTLCAGCSETVRHDYAGVSFES